In Streptomyces sp. NBC_00341, the DNA window AGGAGCTGGCCAGTCAGGTCGCGGACGGCAGTGTCAGCGCGGGAGAGGCCACCGACCGGATGGAAGAGATCAAGAAGTCGCAGGGCGGCTCCGTACTCACCGGGACGGGCCAGACGTCTTCGACCAGTGGGGCGCCCACCGTGCGCCGGGTGGTCCGCGAGATCCAGTCGCTGCTGCGGTCCGTCGCGGCGGCCGGTGACATCATCGATGCCGCGGACGCCCTCGCCCCGACCCACCCGGAACTGGCAGAGTTCCTCAAGGTGTACGGAGCAGGACGCACCGCGGACGCGGTGGCGCACTACGAGGGACACCAGAGCTAATCCGGGCAACGGGCCGGGCAACCGGTCCGGCAGCCGCAGGATCCGGGCACGGGGCACACGCACCGGCCGAGAGCAGGAACGGGGAGCGAGCGCAGCGCAATGGGTGAGGTCTTCGCTGGTCGGTACGAGCTGATCGATCCGATCGGACGTGGTGGGGTCGGGGCTGTCTGGCGTGCCTGGGATCACCGGCGCCGCCGCTATGTGGCGGCCAAGGTCCTTCAGCAGAGCGACGCACACACGTTGCTGCGCTTCGTCCGCGAACAGGCCCTGCGGATCGAGCATCCGCATGTGCTCGCTCCGGCCAGCTGGGCCGCGGACGACGACAAGGTCCTGTTCACCATGGACCTCATCACCGGCGGTTCGCTGGCCCATGTCATCGGTGACTACGGCCCGCTCCCTCCTCGGTTCGTCTGCACACTGCTCGACCAGTTGCTGTCCGGGCTGTCGACGGTGCATGCCGAGGGGGTCGTGCACCGGGACATCAAGCCCGCCAACATCCTCATGGAGGCCACCGGCACCGGCCGGCCGCACCTGCGGCTGTCCGACTTCGGCATCTCCATGCGCAAGGGCGAGCCACGCCTCACCGAGACCAACTACGTGGTGGGGACGCCGGGTTACTTCGCTCCCGAGCAGATGATGGGCGCGGAGCCGGACTTCCCCGCGGACCTCTTCGCGGTCGGACTCGTCGCCCTGTATCTGCTCCAGGGGAAGAAGCCCGACGCACAGGCGCTCATCGAGCACTTCGCCGCGCACGGCACACCCAGCGCTCCGCAGGGCATCCCCGAGCCTCTCTGGCAGGTGCTCGCGGGGCTGTTGCAGCCGGACCCGCAGGCCCGCTTCCGTACGGCCACGGGCGCGCGCAAGGCGCTGACCGCCGCCGTCGAGATGCTGCCCGAGCCCGGCGCGGAGGACGAGCCGGTGGAGGTCTTCGACCAGATCGGCCCGCTGCCCGACGGCTTCGGCCCCACGGGCCCGGTAACCGCCCCGCAGCAGCCCGGCCGCCCCGGCTCCCCGACCGGGCAAGCTCAGCAGGGACAGGCAGCGCAGGTACCAGGACAGCAGACAGGCCGGCAGCAGACAGGCCGGCAGCAGACAGGCCGGCAGCACACGGGCCAACAGCCCACGGAGCAGTCGTACGCGCAGCCCCAGGCCTCGATGTCGGAGACGGGCAGCTTCCACCTCCCGCCGCCCCCGCAGCAGCCCAGCTCCGCTCCCCAGGCGCCCCAGCACGCCGCTCCCGTCGCTCACCAACCGGCGCAGCCCAGCACTCCGGCCGCCCCTCCCGGCATCCCCGCCCCGCAGCATCCGGCGCATGCGGCGCCCCCCTTCCCCGCCGCCGTGCCGAACCCCTCACAGGCCCCCACGGCAGCGGTGCAGCACGAACAAGCTCTTACTCGTCCATACACCGCTCAGCCCTCGCAGGTTCCCGCTCCCGGAGTGGGAGTTGCCGGGGCCGGGGTGCCGCCGCACTACGCGCAGTCGCCGTCGCAGGCACCGTCTTCGCAGGTCATGTCCCCTGCGCAGATCGCGGCACCCGCCCCGCAAAAGCGGCCGGGACCGTCCACGAAGGTGGCGGTCCCGGTGTTGCTGGTGGCGCTGATCTGCTTCGCCGTGGGGATCTGGGCCCTGACCCAGGCCTGATCCGGACGAAAGACCCGAGGGCCTTCGGCCCCGCCCGGCTACCAGGCCTGCGGCGGGCCCCCGTACGGATGCTGCTGCCCGCCGTCGGCCGGCCCGGCCTGTGCCGCGGTCGCCGTCTGCCCGCGCCGTGCGAGCAGCATCCACGCGCCGAGCCCGAGCACCAGCACGGCGCCCGCGCCGATGCCGGCCGCGCCGAGCAGCTTCATGTTGCCGCTCTTGCTCTCGGCGGCCTGGGCGCCGCTCCGGCCGCTCCTCGCCATGTCCTTGTCGCCCTGTGAGACGCCGAAGATCCCCGCGTCCCCCTGGTACGGCGTGTCCCCGGTCTTCCCCTCGACCTCGACCGTGAGGGTCAGCGGGAACGGCTTGGAACCGTACGCCTTGGCGACCTCCGGGCTCAGCGTGACGGACAGGTAGTACCAGCCCGCGAAGCGCATCGCGCTGACGCCGGTGTCGGAGGCGTACCTGTTCTCGTACGCCACCGGAGGCACCGGGTCCAGGGAGACCGAGGCCGGTTTGCCCGAGTAGGCCATCGGGGACGCGTTGTCGACATGGCCGTGCGCCGGATTGTCCAGGGAGAGGGCGAGCGCGCCACTGACGTACTCGTCCGCGTCCGGGACGGTGCTGTTGCCGAGTGCGGCGGTGGCGAAGATCTGCTGGCCCCAGTCCACCGGAACCCGGTAGAAGAGCGTCTGGCCGGGCTTGGCCTCGTCCTTCCACTCACCGGTCTGCAGACTCGTCGCTTCGTAGTAACTGCTCCCGCCGTGCCTGCGGTTGTCCTTCGCCGCCTCGGGCGGCTCCGGTGACGCGGACGGCCAGTCCTCCGGCGCCTCGGTCCGCGTCGCCCCGCCCTTCGCGAGCCCCGGCTCGGAGGCGTACCGGATCTCCAGCTCCCACTCCCCGCGCCCCGAGGTGTCCTCGCTCTCGCGCTCGATCAGGACGTTGTACACACCGGCGCCCTGGCAGCTGCTGCTGTCCTTGTCCACGTTGCGGTAGGCGTACGCGGCGATGGGACGCGGGTACTCCGCGGACCCGAAGCGGGCGCTCTCCGTGCTGCACGCCAGGTCCGACTTGTCCCTGATGCTGATCGAGATGCCGTCCCCGTAGGCGACCTTGCCGCCGTCCTTGGGCACGACGACGGCCGAGACGTACGCGTTCGTCGTCGCCTTCAGGTTCAGCCGGTAGTACAGCTTCTGGCCGAACTTGATCGAACTCCGGTAGACAGAACCGGCCGTGAGCTCGTTCGCATCCGTATTGACCTCGGTGCCGCCGACCGTCTTCGCCTGCGGGTCGAAGGCGTACGCGGCTGCCGCGCCGGCTCCGTACGCCTGCGCCGGCAGCGCCGCCACCGCGCACATCGCCGCGACCGCGGCCAGTATCGCCCGGCCCCTGCTGCGCTGCCTCATCACGCGCTTCCCCTCGTCGACCGTGCGGCTGCCCCGCGGCGGTTGCGTACATATACGAACACGGCGATGAGCACAGCCATGACGGCCGCCCCGGCAGCAGCCGCGATGCCGGTCCATCCTGCCCCTCCAGCACCACCGCTGTCTGCGGACGCGGTCGACTCGCCCTTCTTGTCCGCATCCCCTCCGGTGGACTTGCCGCCGCTGTCGCCGGATCCGGCCGCCACGGGCGCCCCGTGCTGCGGGCCGGTCCGTGCCGCACCGAGCACCGACACCCGCAGCACCAGGCCGATCTGCGGATTCTCCGCGATCTCCGCGGCCCGTGCGCCCAGCGTCACCGAGATGTAGAAGCCGCCCCTGGCGTGCACCGGCTGGACATTGCTCCGGTCCTCGTAGCGGTTGGTCCAGGAGACCGGGACGCCGCCCATCGGAAGCGCCGAAGGCCGCCCGTTGTACATCGTGGTCGAGGTGAACTCGCCGCCTCCGGTGAGGGGGTAGCGGGCCGGGGTGTAGAGCTGGGTCGCCCCGTAGGAGTACGTGGCGGAGGTGCGGTCCACCGTGGGCTCGTTGGCGAACTCCACGTCGTAGCGCACCTGCTGGCCCCAGTCGGCCGGAACCTTGTACCAGAGCGTCTGGGACGGCAGGATCCGGTCGCGCCAGACGCCCTGGCCGATCTCCCGGGCATCGTTGAATCCGGTGCCGCCCCGCACATCGCGCGGATCGCCCGTCGGCAGCACGGCCTCCTTGCCGCCCCTGCCGTACTCCGCCTGCGACTGGGCGGGCGTCACGCCCCCGTCCAGCGGCGCCTCGACCCCGTACACGAGCTCCAGCGGCCAACGCGCGGCGTCCGAGCCCTTCTTGCTCTGCCGCTCCACCACCAGCCGGTAGCGGCCCGCACGGTCACACGTGCGGGTGCCCTCCGCCGAGCGGATCCGGGCGACCGCCGATGTCAGCGGGGCCGCCCCCTCCTTCTGCAGGAAGCGCGCGGTGTCCGTCCCGCAGGAGCCGTGCTCGTCGTACTCGATCCTGGTGCTCAGCGCGTCGAACGTGTCGACGGCCGCGCCCGGCTGCGGCACCGCCGTCGCCGCGAAGTCCGCCGTGGACACCGCGTCCAGATCCACCGCGTAGTACCGCTTCTCGCCCGGCCCGATGGTGTCCAGGTACTGCCCGGGTACCAGCACGGGGGCCCGGTCCGCCGTGGCCGCGCCCGTCACCCGCTCGCCCCGGAAGCGGTACCCGTCGGCGGAGAGCTGCGCGGCGCGCTGGAGCTGACGGGCCAGCGCCTTGGCGTCCGGGGCGTCGTAGTAACGCCCGTTGCCCGCCTGCGCGATGCATTCGAGCTGTTCGCGGGCCGCGCCCTTCACCTGGAAGCCGACGGTGTCGATCCGCAGCCCGATGCCCTCCTTGCCGAGCTGCTCGGCGACCTCGCAGGGCTGCGGCGTACCGCAGTTGTCCTCGCCGTCGGAAATCAACAGGATGGTGCGCGTGCCGATGGCGCCGGCCGCGGGCCGCGGCAGATCCCGCGCCGCCTTCCGGAGCGACAGGCCGATAGGGGTGTCGCCCCTGGGCCGTACGGCTGCGACCGCCCGCTTCAGCGCGGTCCGGTCGAGCCCCCGCACCGGGCGCACGAGGCGGGTGTCCGTGCAGCCCTGGGGCCGGTCGGCGCCGTACACCCGCAGGCCCGTCGGATGGCCGTCGGGAAGGGCGTCCACGACCGTGCCGACGGCCGCGCGGGCGCTCTCCATCCGGGTCCGGCCCGTACCGTCGTCGTCCCCCATGGAGCCGGACGAGTCGAGCACCATGACCAGGCTGCCGCTCCCGCCGGATGCGGCCGCGTCCGACGCCGCACCGGTCCCCCCGGGCGCCGCCACGGCCGGCAGCGCGCCCGCCACCAGGGCGAACAGCGCCCCGCCGATCCATGTCCCCGCCCGCACCGTGCGGCGGTGGCTGCCAGCCCTCATCCGTTCCCCCTAGACCGAAATACCCGGATTCTTTGCTCAAGCAACCTATTGATTTGCGTAGGTGAACTCAAGAGCACAGGTGTCACGGTCCCGCAACAGCACGAAGCCCCGGCCGCTCAGGCGACCGGGGCTCGCAAACAGGCTGTTCTGTCTCACACACCCGAACCTGCGGGCACGGAGTCAGTCGCCTCCGTCCACAGATCCTGCTCGGCGCGATCCGCCTGGATCTGGCGGTACACGAGGAGCCCGCCGATGGCGGCCAGTGCGACCAGGAGAAGCTTCTTCACCGCGCGACCTCGTCTTTCGTTGGCGTAGGGGACTTCTGGCGCCCGACTATACACACCGGCCGATATCGACCGGTGACCTCCCCGCAACCCAACTGGGGCCTGCGGAAAAGCGATCGTCGGAGGATCGGGTCACCCCCGCCGACGCCCTGTCACCACCCCGTCACTGGCCCGTCACCGACGCCGGAAGGAACTCCGCTCCGGCCGGTCGGGCCCGGTTGCACCATACGAGTGGTGTTCATCTGAACATCGGCACATCGGCAGCGTCGGTCCGTGAAATCGCGCCCCGGATCCACATCATCAGGAAGGTAAGCAAAACGGACCACCTGAAAGTGAGTGAGGCGCCATGAGCACCTACCGGGCCAAGAACATCTGGACCGCCTTCATCACCGCGTTCTTCGCACTCCTCGCGGCACTGGGCCTCGCGGGCTCCACCGCTTCGGCCACGGAAGCCACGGTCACGGAGCCGGCGACCACGACCCAGGAGCACACGGGTGCGACCGCGGCAACCGCGACCACCCCGTCGGTGCGATGGACCCTTCCGCGTGACCGGGCGCTGCCACCCACGATGAAGCAGCGCATCCGCGCAGAGGCGCACGGCTCCTCACCCGCCACCCGCCATCTGTCCGCCGACACCACGGACACCACGAGCACAACGAACACCACCAGTACCGCCCGCGCCTCGCACGGAGCCCCGGCGGGGGCCGCGTCCCTGCTGCCCCCCTGAGAGCGGCGCACCTGACTCCCAGAGCCCCCGGGCCGGTTCACACCGGACGGGGGCTTTCCCGTGCGCCCGCCCACAGACGGGCACAGCGGACAGGCACAGCAGACGGCCACAGCAGTCACGCCCGTACCGGACCGCACCCCTGGCCGCATCCGGGGCACCCGGGGCACCCGTCCCCGACGGTGCGACCGGAGCGGGCCAACACCACCGGAGCGACCGGAGCAAGCCACGTACCACCGGAGCAGGCCCCGTACCACCGGAAGCCCGGTACTACCGGAGCGGCCTCCCGACCTCCAGCCCCCGCCTCCAGCCCCGGCCCCAACACCCGCCCCAACACCGCACCCCGCCCACGCAGAAGGCCCGGTCCCTCCGAAGAGGGGCCGGGCCTTCTGTCTGTCACTGTGGGGCTAACAGGATTTGAACCTGTGGCCTCATCCTTATCAGGGATGCGCTCTAACCAACTGAGCTATAGCCCCGCCGCGCTTTTGTGTCGCGCTGACGTGAAGAAGATTAGCGCACGTCGGGGCCAGTCCCAAAATCGGTAGATGCGCCGCTACTCGTCCTCGGCCAGCGTGAGCTCGACACCGCCCACGAAGCCGGCCGACAAGTTGTAGATGAAGGCGCCCAGCGTCGCCAGCGCGGTCGCCAGCACCACATCGAGCACGGCGATGACCGACGTGAAGATGAGGACCCTGGGCAGCGACAGGAACGACTGCAGGTCGAAGCCGCTGCCCTCGTTGGAGCCGGTCGCCTCGCTGATCGTGCCGCCCACGGTGGAGAAGACGCCCATCGCGTCCATCACCATCCACAGGACCGCCGAGGCCACCACCGTGCAGATGCCGAGCGCGATGGACAGCAGGAAGCTGACCTTCATCACCGACCACGGATCGGCCTTGGCCACCCGCAGACGCGCCTTACGGGTACGCGGAGTGGTCCGCGCCCCCGTCCGCGGCTTGCGGGCCGCCTGAGCCTCGCCCGCGCCCTGCTGGGCCCCCTGGGGGCGGCCCCCGTGCGTCCCGCCCGGAGGCGAGGGGTAGGCCTGCGGCGGGTGGTAGGGCCCCGCCTGGCCCGGTGCGGGCTCACGCTCGCCGGGCAGGGGCCCGGCCGCGTAGCCCTCGTACTGGGGTTGAGGACCCCGGGTATCCGTCACAGTGCCCCCTTGGGAGTCCGTGGCAGG includes these proteins:
- a CDS encoding helix-turn-helix domain-containing protein — encoded protein: MDAAQQEATARARELQRSWYGEPLGALFRRLIDDLGLNQARLAAVLGLSAPMLSQLMSGQRAKIGNPAVVQRVQALQELASQVADGSVSAGEATDRMEEIKKSQGGSVLTGTGQTSSTSGAPTVRRVVREIQSLLRSVAAAGDIIDAADALAPTHPELAEFLKVYGAGRTADAVAHYEGHQS
- a CDS encoding serine/threonine protein kinase translates to MGEVFAGRYELIDPIGRGGVGAVWRAWDHRRRRYVAAKVLQQSDAHTLLRFVREQALRIEHPHVLAPASWAADDDKVLFTMDLITGGSLAHVIGDYGPLPPRFVCTLLDQLLSGLSTVHAEGVVHRDIKPANILMEATGTGRPHLRLSDFGISMRKGEPRLTETNYVVGTPGYFAPEQMMGAEPDFPADLFAVGLVALYLLQGKKPDAQALIEHFAAHGTPSAPQGIPEPLWQVLAGLLQPDPQARFRTATGARKALTAAVEMLPEPGAEDEPVEVFDQIGPLPDGFGPTGPVTAPQQPGRPGSPTGQAQQGQAAQVPGQQTGRQQTGRQQTGRQHTGQQPTEQSYAQPQASMSETGSFHLPPPPQQPSSAPQAPQHAAPVAHQPAQPSTPAAPPGIPAPQHPAHAAPPFPAAVPNPSQAPTAAVQHEQALTRPYTAQPSQVPAPGVGVAGAGVPPHYAQSPSQAPSSQVMSPAQIAAPAPQKRPGPSTKVAVPVLLVALICFAVGIWALTQA
- a CDS encoding VWA domain-containing protein codes for the protein MRAGSHRRTVRAGTWIGGALFALVAGALPAVAAPGGTGAASDAAASGGSGSLVMVLDSSGSMGDDDGTGRTRMESARAAVGTVVDALPDGHPTGLRVYGADRPQGCTDTRLVRPVRGLDRTALKRAVAAVRPRGDTPIGLSLRKAARDLPRPAAGAIGTRTILLISDGEDNCGTPQPCEVAEQLGKEGIGLRIDTVGFQVKGAAREQLECIAQAGNGRYYDAPDAKALARQLQRAAQLSADGYRFRGERVTGAATADRAPVLVPGQYLDTIGPGEKRYYAVDLDAVSTADFAATAVPQPGAAVDTFDALSTRIEYDEHGSCGTDTARFLQKEGAAPLTSAVARIRSAEGTRTCDRAGRYRLVVERQSKKGSDAARWPLELVYGVEAPLDGGVTPAQSQAEYGRGGKEAVLPTGDPRDVRGGTGFNDAREIGQGVWRDRILPSQTLWYKVPADWGQQVRYDVEFANEPTVDRTSATYSYGATQLYTPARYPLTGGGEFTSTTMYNGRPSALPMGGVPVSWTNRYEDRSNVQPVHARGGFYISVTLGARAAEIAENPQIGLVLRVSVLGAARTGPQHGAPVAAGSGDSGGKSTGGDADKKGESTASADSGGAGGAGWTGIAAAAGAAVMAVLIAVFVYVRNRRGAAARSTRGSA
- a CDS encoding DLW-39 family protein; translated protein: MKKLLLVALAAIGGLLVYRQIQADRAEQDLWTEATDSVPAGSGV
- a CDS encoding DUF6344 domain-containing protein, giving the protein MSTYRAKNIWTAFITAFFALLAALGLAGSTASATEATVTEPATTTQEHTGATAATATTPSVRWTLPRDRALPPTMKQRIRAEAHGSSPATRHLSADTTDTTSTTNTTSTARASHGAPAGAASLLPP
- a CDS encoding DUF3566 domain-containing protein; translated protein: MTDTRGPQPQYEGYAAGPLPGEREPAPGQAGPYHPPQAYPSPPGGTHGGRPQGAQQGAGEAQAARKPRTGARTTPRTRKARLRVAKADPWSVMKVSFLLSIALGICTVVASAVLWMVMDAMGVFSTVGGTISEATGSNEGSGFDLQSFLSLPRVLIFTSVIAVLDVVLATALATLGAFIYNLSAGFVGGVELTLAEDE